Proteins encoded within one genomic window of Arachis ipaensis cultivar K30076 chromosome B08, Araip1.1, whole genome shotgun sequence:
- the LOC107613048 gene encoding mitogen-activated protein kinase 19, whose amino-acid sequence MQQDQLKKDMKELDFFTDYGDANRYKILEVIGKGSYGVVCAAIDTHTGGKVAIKKINDVFEHISDAIRILREVKLLRLLRHPDIVDIKRIMLPPSKRDFKDIYVVFELMESDLHQVIKANDDLTREHHQFFLYQMLRALKYMHTANVYHRDLKPKNILANANCKLKICDFGLARVAFNDEPTAIFWTDYVATRWYRAPELCGSFSSKYTPAIDIWGIGCIFAEVLTGKPLFPGKSVVHQLDLITDLLGTPSPEVIAGVRNEKARKYLTEMRKKPPVPFEKKFPNADPLALRLLQRLLAFDPKERPTAQEALADPFFKGLAKVEREPSCQPISKLEFEFERRRLNREDVRELLYREILEYHPQLLKDYMNGMEGTNFVYPSAIDHLRKQFAYLEENHGKSGPVIPPERKHASLPRSTVHSSTFTPSAQPSFPPNENKQIAEDASKISRAAGESNSTSHIIRPSRPPPKVPTAKPGRAVGTTVSYYDSGRNMKDNYDPKMFYRNTLPQAVSPHFFQRMCPTNPKTPSEAYKDVSQGKHQLPSQQGNVPARLAIDLNTNPYYQHGKSDHVSAIDAKLIQAQSQFGAVGAAAVAVAAHRHSGCF is encoded by the exons ATGCAGCAAGATCAGCTCAAGAAG GACATGAAAGAGTTGGACTTCTTCACCGACTATGGGGATGCCAACAGATACAAGATTCTTGAAGTTATAGGGAAGGGTAGCTATGGAGTTGTCTGTGCAGCAATTGACACACACACTGGGGGGAAAGTTGCAATAAAGAAGATTAATGATGTTTTTGAGCATATATCCGATGCCATTAGAATCCTGCGCGAGGTCAAGTTGCTAAGACTTTTAAGACACCCTGATATTGTTGATATTAAGCGGATCATGTTGCCACCTTCAAAGAGAGATTTTAAGGATATTTATGTGGTCTTTGAGCTCATGGAGTCTGATCTCCATCAAGTCATCAAAGCTAATGATGACTTGACCCGCGAACACCATCAGTTTTTTCTTTATCAGATGCTACGTGCTTTGAAGTATATGCATACAG CAAATGTGTATCACAGAGACCTTAAGCCCAAGAACATACTGGCTAATGCAAACTGCAAGCTCAAAATTTGTGATTTTGGACTTGCCAGAGTTGCATTCAATGATGAACCAACTGCAATATTTTGGACG GATTATGTTGCTACTAGATGGTACAGAGCCCCTGAGCTGTGTGGATCGTTCTCATCTAAG TATACACCAGCGATTGATATATGGGGCATAGGATGCATTTTTGCTGAGGTGCTAACAGGAAAACCGTTGTTCCCTGGCAAAAGTGTTGTGCATCAATTAGATTTGATTACTGATCTTCTTGGGACACCATCACCCGAAGTTATTGCAGGA GTTCGAAATGAGAAGGCCAGGAAGTACCTCACAGAAATGCGGAAGAAACCTCCTGTGCCATTTGAAAAGAAATTTCCAAATGCTGATCCATTGGCACTTCGCCTACTGCAAAGGCTTTTAGCATTTGATCCAAAGGAGCGGCCAACTGCCCAAGAG GCACTAGCTGATCCTTTCTTCAAGGGTTTGGCCAAAGTTGAGAGAGAGCCTTCATGTCAGCCAATTTCAAAATTGGAATTTGAGTTTGAGAGGAGAAGATTGAATAGGGAGGATGTTAGAGAACTACTGTATCGAGAGATTCTGGAGTATCATCCTCAGCTTCTCAAAGATTACATGAATGGAATGGAAGGGACAAATTTCGTCTATCCTAG TGCCATAGATCATTTGAGGAAGCAATTTGCTTATCTTGAGGAAAACCATGGTAAAAGTGGCCCTGTGATTCCTCCGGAGAGGAAGCATGCTTCCCTTCCAAG GTCCACGGTACATTCTAGTACATTTACTCCCAGTGCCCAGCCATCATTCCCTCCGAATGAGAACAAGCAAATTGCAGAAGATGCATCTAAGATTTCGAGAGCTGCTGGAGAATCTAATTCAACCAGTCATATAATAAGGCCTTCAAGACCTCCACCAAAGGTGCCAACAG CAAAACCGGGTAGAGCTGTAGGGACGACGGTTTCATACTATGATAGTGGGAGAAACATGAAAGACAATTATGACCCAAAGATGTTCTACCGAAATACTCTTCCTCAAGCAGTCTCTCCACACTTTTTCCAAAGGATGTGCCCTACAAACCCCAAAACACCATCGGAGGCATACAAGGATGTTTCACAAGGCAAACACCAACTTCCATCCCAGCAGGGTAATGTGCCAGCGAGACTGGCTATAGATCTTAATACCAACCCATACTACCAGCACGGGAAGAGTGATCATGTCTCTGCCATTGATGCTAAGTTGATTCAAGCACAATCTCAGTTTGGTGCAGTTGGTGCTGCTGCAGTAGCCGTGGCTGCACACAGGCACTCGGGGTGCTTTTAG
- the LOC107610992 gene encoding uncharacterized protein LOC107610992: MALTSRKSRAPVFRSLSPSPIFCNNSHSPSPSYSSSGLLPPVPVSPLAPPPSFTHANLCSPSSAPASSVRFSLDQSISTNRSISVAPRTGALTTVKRQGQQKRTCMCSPTTHPGSFRCSLHKGFSASSHAAAAPYSPNCLNVRRFAMTNSLVRIRGVEGDLVRSLDFAAAPLSSAEVLDDSGFWFKARTGDGCDGGFGWFAGFCFCFHSVVDF, from the coding sequence ATGGCGTTAACTTCTAGAAAATCAAGAGCACCAGTGTTCCGATCTCTCTCACCATCTCCTATATTCTGCAACAATTCCCACTCTCCATCACCTTCTTATTCTTCCTCTGGATTGCTTCCTCCAGTTCCAGTTTCACCTCTCGCTCCACCACCTTCTTTCACACATGCCAACTTATGCAGTCCCTCCTCCGCGCCGGCCTCGTCCGTTCGGTTCTCCCTTGACCAGTCGATTTCAACAAACCGTTCTATTTCAGTGGCGCCTCGAACCGGTGCTCTGACGACCGTAAAGAGGCAGGGCCAGCAGAAGCGGACCTGCATGTGTTCTCCCACTACGCACCCTGGCTCCTTCCGGTGCAGCCTCCACAAAGGATTCTCCGCCTCATCGCATGCCGCGGCGGCACCGTACTCGCCGAACTGTCTCAACGTGCGTAGATTTGCCATGACGAACTCGCTCGTTAGGATTCGAGGCGTGGAAGGAGATCTCGTCCGGTCGCTGGATTTCGCTGCTGCTCCTCTGAGCTCGGCGGAGGTGCTCGATGACAGTGGATTTTGGTTCAAGGCAAGAACAGGGGATGGCTGTGATGGCGGTTTTGGGTGGTTCGCcggcttctgcttctgcttccatTCTGTTGTTGATTTCTGA